The segment aattattaaacaattattttacatttttacaatttctttACTTGTTCTTACGATTATTGTGAATATAAGAATAATTCATAGTATAATGCATATCGAAAAATTCATCCCACCAAGTGTGACACTCAATcttcagattttttttcttcaaaagtTCAAAAATAATCCACCAACAGTGATGAACCGTGCCAAGACcaatcataacaaaaaaaataattttaaattttgttttaagtAATGGATAATCATAACACAAATTTTGAAAttctttttccatttttttccattctttttgtaatttattccaCTTGATTGATAttcgaaaaaatatcaaaaagtgAACGCAAATTAGAGCAAAGTAATTTGTCATTATCATAGAAAGAATAATACCtagtaaattacaaaaaaataatattatttaaattgatataaattaaaaataatataataattttatttaccatgTGAACTGAAAGaacagttatttaattttaactttgtCGCAATTAAAAATCCCAATGatcgtaataataataaaacaaaaagaattaaaacaaaaaaagtgtaaaatattttaaatgattgtttgtttatattttttgaattagcaatattattttttgatattataaataaaccaaatattTGACTGATAGCAATAATTGGTCGTATTGCTTGATCAAAAGATTCAGGATtctataaaagaaaaaaaatgaaattgaaaattaggggtaaaaatttttggataaaaaaatatatcattaccTCTGACACTGAAAATTGAGATGGTTCATTTGTCTCGTCATTATCAGGCAatgattcaataaataattttggcTGTAAAATTACATCTtgctttgtaaaatatatagtaacattattatcagatggagaaatttttcttttttttttagctgatgttACTCGCAACATGTcgatgaagaaaatatatgtacaattAATATAGAAACATATACAAGTATATTGAAgatgtttatcaataaatttcattatcgattgaataataaatacatcaaatattataaaaataataattggataatatagaaattgaattaaaattaaaaattcattttcattaacttgaatttgtattatgttttttattattatacgaATGCGGGATTATAGATAATTATCgtgacttttaatttattatttatggaaaatgaattattataataggTCCTAgtaatagatataaaaatttcttgtaaaaaagttttaaaatatatttttaaaagaaacgATAGATTttgttatctaaaaaaaaaattccaatgcaacatataattatttattcaattatttattaattaaatcatttatttatttattttaatattataataacaacaaaataaaaatagttttataatttttaaagtttattttctagaatttttatttttttttcaattttttatttcaattacaatagttttattttcttttttcctgAGATtgtggttttattattttaacaatatttaaataatattataataaaagtttgaaTGCccagttttaaatatttttatttttcatataatttatagtttGCCGAGACTTGaaaatcattatattattttattaaaaaaattatttctttgtcaatgaaattcatttgattcgttcattaataatattttcaatgttttttttttattttattatgaaaaagaaaaacacgtTTATCATTCAGTGTCTGATATTGTTAGAAAAATAACAcagtcatcaaaaaaaaaaataaataaataaaacaatgaatataattcaagtatttttgatattttaacaaaagccatattttatcaaaaaaaaaaagaaaaaaaaatattataaatgtttaattgatACGTTATCATCAACTTGTTTTTCTCctattgatagaaaaattaattttaattatttactatttaatgaaaaattcacataattaatgagaaatttattaaatttttttagcctTTGAAAATTgcagtaaaataatttcataagtAAAAATAGCACCAGCAACCTGAATAAAtatcttatttattaatcaataaattcaattatatttatataaaacttaCAGTAAGAATAAAGCCttttgtaattgaaaaaaatgacattcCAGTAAGTGCAATTTCATCACTTGTTAATTGACACTGTAGACGATAAgtctgtaaaaaaattgaatataaaattctatataaattattataatgaaattaaattttaataaaaacctcattgttatattttgaGCGAggacattgataaataattggtAGAATATTTTTACTGTGATCATTAATTTTAGCTGCTGAAAATAAAACACCAATTGTTCTCATCACgataaatacaaatgaaaaaggacgataaatttttacaatatccGACTCATTAGAATCACTGagtctaaaaattaaaatatacaaaattattactggatttattgaatatataaaaaattatttttattcttacgAAACtccaataaataattgcaaacaaatgaagaaaaaattatgtccaattgataaaaatattaatggtgATAACACATTGTCTGTTTCTTTGACTAAATTACTTAAAATGCTGTAATTAATTCTCAATTGATTccaataattttcatgattattaaatGTACTTGAAGctattgcaaatttatttagatGTTTGTATCTTTCAGCAAGACCCAAGGACACcagtattataaaaatatcagtaaaattCCAAATATAGGCTGGATAAATACcagaaatcaataaaaaatattcctcCAAGCCAATTGAAACTATATcgtttattttacaaaaaattaacaaattataaaattattaatgttatgaatttttttttgcttataatATGACttacaattatttgaaaaaaaatcgtcACTTATTGATTCATTGGTTTTATTCTtcaataaatcacataatttctgttttttatatttctgaATGTTCCACCACGTATGATCGATGATATAAcaaattatcatgattataaaaattgtgttaaaTTTCCATCGAAGCTTCAGACCATTGTTTCTATCAAaactagacaaaaaaattaattaaaaatccatAGAAAAATTACTGTatcgaaataaattgaaaCCTGTTCAACTGTTTTTCCATTGAATCCCATTTTTTTTGAAGACTTATCCATTTTCGtggtagataaaaaaatattaaaaattgtaaaaaaacagctacataaaatattgcgtcaaaaaatgcatttattttatctgaaaatataataaattgtaaattttttctaaatgaaaaatcatttggTAATTGTACAATATGACTTacctttattttttgaataacaatcatttttatttatcattgtattGAACAAGaacaatattttgttattaacaaatgcaaataaaattatcaaaacaataaatgaataaaatgttttgaatgatttaacattgaaatttagtgtttttgaatttttactgGAACCGCGTGTTATTGGAAATATTCCAAATAATTGACTTATCATGATGATTGGCATTATAGCCTTGTAAAAACATTCTGGATTCTgtgaaaaaaatcttttattttatttttatgatatataaatatttatttaaaaaaattcttacatcaaatttattaaattgcaattgaaattgattttttcgAAATGGTGATAGTAAATTTCTAGATTGCACAATTGTCTTTTGATTTTGAAATAACATTATCGATTGTCCAGCTGATTTATTTTCtgttaaaaaaagagtatttGATAATTGAGTATTGAGATTTGATGGTGCTACTTCTAGTATTGCCATGTTTAACTGAAacaatgttgaatttatttattgtagaaatcgaaagaaaataaataaacaggaaggaaaataaattttgataaagcgaaataagaaaatttttatttgatgttgTTTATTAGATGTTTATAAATTCTCTGTGTCAATAATAGTTCAAtcgatttatcattttaacaaAGGAAAATTCaacgaaataattaataagttgtattgataaaaatctGAACTGGAATAACAATTTAATCGACACGTGTGTGATGGAcaagttgatgattttttaatttttatatttaatcaaatatcatcatcacGTGCGTCAATAATTTGactaaataattcataaattaaaattcattattatcaagctAAATAGAGGTACAAAATTTAGCAAGTgattcaaaataattcaagtaattttttacaaatgaaaattcaattacttggatattttttaaaattgcaaaagaATAATCTCATAAGTTACAATAGCGCCAGCAACCTAAAAAGAAAACTCAATATTaactataaaatataattgaaaattatttgattattatcaagtaataAGTTGAGCTATTACTTTGAGTATTGAATTTcgtgttattgaaaaaaatgacattcCAGTAAGTGCAACTTCGTCACTTGTTAATTGACACTGTAGACGATAAGTctgtaaattgaatattaaattgtattttataaattattatattattataatgaaatttaaatttaataaaaacctCGTTGTTATATTTTGAGCGAggacattgataaataatttgtagaaTATCTTTACTGTGATCGTTTATCCTCgcaattgaatataaaactCCAAATGTTCTAATCACGATAAACAAGAATGCAACAATAGTGTAGCCTTtcgaaatattgaaaatattcaaatcatcaagtctaaaaataaaatgataaataccaggggttaataaaaaattgtatatatatttataaaatattattcttacgAAATTCCAATCAATAATTGAAGGCAAATGAAGAAAAAGTTATGACCacatgttataaatattaatggtGATAATACATTGTCTGTTTCTTTGACTAAATCACTCAAAATATTGTAGTTAGTTCTTATTTGATTCCagtaattttcatgattacTACATGTACTTGAAGctattgcaaatttatttagatGCTTGTATCTTTCTGTGAGACCAACAGACACCaggatgataaaaatatcagaAAAATTCCAAACGAAAGCAATGTATAACTCGACAGTCATCAAAAAATGGTTTTGCAAATTACTGGTAgctgttgttaatttaataaattaaataaataatagtgttAATGctcaactatttttatttcatctcaATCGTAACTTACATTTATTCGAACTGTTTACATCAACCCAAAGTGCATCACAAAATTTGTCATTCTCTTTTGGAGTTTGGGTATTTATACTCCACCACGTATGCTCGATGATAAACataattaacattatcaaAGATATTGTGTTGAACTTTCGACTTAATTTTGGAGGATCTTGATTTGAtctgtaaaaattaaagtattatattgtaatttttattttgattaacaGGTAAACTAACTTGTTCAACTTTTTTTCCATATCGTCCCATTTAATTTGAAGGTCAATCCATTTTCGAGGTgtcataaagaaaaataaacactgAAGAAAAATAGATCCATAAAATGTTGTGCTGAATCCCGCACCAATAATAcctgaaattatatttgaaaaatataaaaaaatttaaaaggtaATGAAGTATATTTTACCTTCAGTGTCAAAAGAGCATCCATCAACATTAGTAAGAGTTTCAAACAAGATAATAACACTTTTAAaggctaaataaaaaatagccatTAGTACTATTATAGAGTAAAATGTTttgaatgatttaaaattgtaatttagcatttttggatttttattgGAGACTCTTGATATTGGAAATATTCCGAACAATTGACTGAATATTAAAACTGGAATTGATGATCTATGAAAACATTCTGGATTctgtatataaacaaaaaaaaaaatattattaaaaacaaaaaactaatATTCCATATACAATTTCAGTTTttcagtttttattatatttataaaatataataattaaaaaaaaaaaaaaaaactcacatTAAATTCAGTAATTAGAGGATgcacttgatttatttgacaTCTTGCTTGTACAATTACTTCAGGATTTTGTGGTAATATATCTGCACTATTGACTGATTttatgtcaattaaattttgtatatctgatgatgatttttgtataattcCATCCATGTTATACAAATAGTAAAATCAacaatcatattttatttttatactcaaatatattatcattcatTTGTCATCATGAACATACTAAAATACCATTATTAAAACACCGCTTTGAATTGACAtttgctttattttatttattacaatgaaagtttgataaacaatattataatttaaaaagaaaaacaattcaataagGGTAActcatatttaataaattatgtatatagaCAAAAAGTTACGagtgtatataaatatgttatcaagatctttttattctttttcattaCATGTAAGTACCcatgaatttttaatgatttatttgtttgttagtAAATGTagtgaattaaattattgaaaccAGAAGAGATCAGAATAAAATGTGAAAATAGAGTATCgaaactgaaaataataaaagaagatcgaaacaataataattattaatttttaacagaataaataaaagtaagaCACAATATGAGGACACATTTCTAAACACTTGATATCCACATGGTATCCATAAACTAAAAACCgaatattcttttttcataattattcattcctgataataaacgaaaaaaatatataaatatgtatatattattatttattataatacttaGAAGCgtcttttattatatgaaaattgtaaaagaATGATTTCATATGTAACCATTGCACCAGCaacctaaataaataattaaattaataaatatccatttaaaaaaaaaaatcatcatatatAAAACTTACAGTAAGTATAAAGCCTcttgtaattgaaaaaaacttcATTCCAGTTAGTGCGATTTCGTCACTTGTTAGTTGACATTGTAGACGATAAGTCtgtaagaaaattaaatataaaattttattctatataaattattacgagagcattataaattataatgaaattaaattttaataaatacctCGTTGGTATATTTTGAGAGAggacattgataaataatcgGTAGAATAATTTTACTGTGATCGTTGATTCTtgcaattgaatataaaacacAAATTGCTCTCATCAcgataaaaacaaatgaataaataccATAGAcctttgaaatattaaaactattcAAATCGTcgaatctaaaaataaaattataaatatcaaagattatctaaaaattatatatgtatttattaaatattattcttacGAAACTCCAATGAATAATTGCAAacaaatgtagaaaaaattatgaccaactgatataaatattagtGGTGATAATACATTGTCTGTTTCTTTGACTAAATTACTTAAAATGCTGTAATTAATTCTCAATTGATTccaataattttcatgattattacATGTACCTGAAGCtaatgcaaatttatttagatGCTTGTATCTTTCTGCGAGACCAACAGATACCAGGATGATAAACATATCAGAAAAATTCCACATATAGGCAGTGTATGTAGCCGCAGTCATCAGAAAATATGTTTGCAAATTATTGACAgctgttgttgatttaataaattaaattaatagttattttaatgtttaattttttttgtttaatcttGTAACTTACCATTATTCGAATTGCTTAAATTAATCCATACTTCATCACAAGATTTATGATTGTCTTTTGCATTTTGAAAGTTGATATTCCATCCTACGTGTTCAATAATAgagagaattattattatcaaaaatattgtcTTGAATTTTCGACTTAATCTTGGAACATCTTGATTTGATctgcaaaaattaaaaaaaaatcaacaagttttattttgtagatttatttttattgattaatgtGCAAACTAActtgtctaattttttttccatatctTCCCATTTATTCTGGAGGTTGATCCATTTTTTAGgtagcataaaaaaaaataaacactgaATGAAAACACAAACACAATATGCTGCGTTGAATACACCACCAGAAATGcctagaaatatatttaaaaatatttcaaatagaatataaataaatataaaggtaATGATATTATACCTTCAGTGTCAAGAGTACATCCACCAGTTTTATTAACAGTTTGAATCAAGATAACAATACTTTTACaggctaaataaaaaattgccatTAGTACTATTGTAGAGTAAAATGTTATAAATGATTTGACATTGAAATTTAGcatttttggatttttatttgagACTCTTGATATTGGAAATATTCCGAACAATTGACTAAATGTTAAAACTGGAATTAATGATCTATGAAAAAATTCTGGATCCtgtatataaacaaacaaaaaattaatattccatttaatttaattttttcagtttttattttcacatatatATCATCACacttagaaaatataataattaaaaaaaaaaaaaactcacatTAAATTCAGTAATTAGAGGAtgcactttatttatttgacatggtgttgacaataattttcttgGTTGTACAATAACTTCAGGATTTTGTGGtgatatttttgcatttttcactgattttattgtaattaaatttcgtACATCAGAATTGagagttgatgatgatttcaGTATTCCATCCATGTTGGtaaatcaacaatttctttttatttttatactcaaatGTATTATCATTCATTTGTCATCATGAATATACTAAAAAACCATTGTTGAAACTCTATATGTGATGTACGAATtgacatttgttttattatattcattacaATAATAGTtcgataaacaaaattataatttattaaaaaaacaattcaataaagatcacttatttttaataaattatatatagacaAAAAGTTACacgtgtatataaatattatcaagatttTCCTATTATTCTTCATTATAATATGTAAGTATACCCATGAATTTTTATagattcatttgttttttatcaaatatagtaaattaaattattgaataaatatattattaatatatttttcgacatttgtttttctttcattacctataatcaagtttttatttatgaaagtGTGACCTTAATCGTAAACAAAACATTCGATTATCTACACTTGctttttaaattcttcttGAAGTCAGACTGCAGATCAAGTTCTGTGCATTTTAAGTATACATTATCAAATTAtctaaatgaaaattcttagcaatcattaaacaaacaaaactcaattcaaaataattactgataattaacaaaaaaatatatttttattatagcgTAATATTTAGAAGCgtcttttattatatgaaaattgtaaaagaATAATTTCATATGTTACAATAGTTCCAgcaatctaaaataaataatcaatttaatgaataaatattatttaaaaaaaaaatcatcatataaaaaaattaattaaaacttacAGTAAGTATAAAGCCTcttgtaattgaaaaaaacttcATTCCCGTAAGTTCAATCACATCACTCGTTAATTGTCGTTGTAAACGATCCGTCTAAGTAaagaattaacaaaattaattaaacataaatcTCATgtagaaaaagaataaaattaatataaatacctCGATGGTAAATTTTGACAATGgacattcataaataattggtaaaattaatttactgtaATCATTAATTCTTGCAACTGAATACAAAACAACCGCTgttttaataacaacaaataacaatgaaaataatggctgaatttttaaaatattaatctcTTTTGAATCACCAAGTCTAtacgtaaatataaaaaaagaaaatcaatagtatatttatgattgtaataatgaatttgtgtttggtataaaatattatttttattcttacgAAACTCcgataaataattgaagacAAATGTACAGAAAATTATGAGTGACTGACATAAATATTAGAGGTGATAATACATTGTCTGTTTCTTTGACTAAATTACTCAACACGCTGTAATTAATTCTCAATTGATTCCAATAATTTTCCGGATTATTCCATGTACgagaaatttttacaaatttatttaaatgtttgtaTCTTTCAGCAAGACCAACAGACAcaagtattataaaaatatcagaaaAATTCCACACAAAAGCTGAGTAAATACCCgcaattatcatcaaatgctCTTCAAAATGATCTAtatctattataaatttgaaaagaaatcaacaagtgattatttaaattaattattcatttgtttttttatttatttatttaaaaatataataatttttacgtgAATTGTTTGTATCAGCCCACAATGAGTTACACAATTTATTAGATTctctgttatttttaaatgcccACCAGGTGTGATCCATGATAAACACCATGATTATActcaaaaaaattgtgttaaatTTTCGACCAAGTTTTGGACTATTGTGATCTGAcctgtaaaatattattttgttttaaatatttattttatttcatcgtttttttttttcatttgaataatcaataaaccttgttaattgtttttccaTGTGGTTCCATTTATTCTGGAGGTTGATCCACTTTTTAGGTaccatgaaaaaatataaaaactgcAGAAAAACAGATCCATGAAATAATATGCTGAAAATTACGTTAATTGTgcctaaaaaaaagatatatgtactattgtttgattaaatttttgaatttaaaaagttacaaaaaaaagctgtaattaattaataatagtttacTTGAAGTTGTGAAAATACAGCCGTCCATATTTGTAATAgtttttaacataattatgatacttttgatgattaaaattaaaaaaaccaagagtACTATTGTAGagtaaaatgttttaaatgattttacattgtaaaatagtatttttgaatttttactgGAGCTTCGTGATATTGGAAGTATTCCAAATAATTGGCTTATCATGATGATTGGCATTATAGCTTTGTAAAAACATTCTGGATTctgtggaaaaaataaatttagtacagacaatacaaaaaaaaaactttaaaataaaatgacagtGTTGTTGGAAAAATACAGAATTTCGTAACCAGCTTGGactcattataaaaaataaaaataattgaaattaaattttgtaatttataaaataattcaagaacaatataattgaaatattagaataataattttatgcgAAAATTAtagctaaaaatatttttttaaacaaaaataaatacaaaaaaaaatactgatatTACTGATCTTCGCGGCCAACaggtttttcaataaaaaatacaaaaaaagaaaataaaaaatacttgaaattaaattgtaaaatttccagagtaattttattcaagtgtgatagaaaaataattggatgaaatttataattaaataaataatgcgtaatagaaaaaaaaatattttgaatgattttttagaTTCTATTTCAAGACgttgttgtatttataattattattaattgttaaaataatttatactaaTATTAAAACTCACATTAAATTGATGAAGTTGAGGCTGCACTTGATTTCTACGACATGACATTAGCATTAATTTTCTGGGTTGAACAAGTACCTCTTCATTTTGAGACAACACATCGACACTATCAAAAGATTCTTTTCTCGTTGAAGTTTGtacattcaaatttaatatcaatggtGATTTTGGTATAACATTCATTtcgtcaatgaaaaaataaccttgctacaatatttttttatttatcaaacaggcatatttttatttatttatttcattacgAAAGCACTGATTTTACAAATACAACTTCgaaataattagttaatttctttttcaataaccGACTTGTCATCACAATAggttttattgattttcataatatattactagcaaaaaaaaaaaaaaaaaaacacgagtAGATGACaaaagtttttctattttctatttaataaatgagcattcataattttttaattttttttaccaactaAACTCTAATGAACTCAAGCAAGTTGAATGAATTGAATTtgttaacataaatttatgatatttattaggctttgattattttatgcaATCATGCTTCATTATTgtcatcaaaaattatattatttacaaaataataaaataaacatttaagtttcctgtttttatatatttattaatatttttgtttaaagttcaaacaatattttataaattataattgaataattggtttcatataaattgagtaaattataaataataattcagtatatttttttatgttttaaaaattgtaaaagaaTAATCTCATAAGTCACAAAGGCACCAACAATCTAAGAAGAAaactcaattaattaaaatatgaaattaaaagcTACTTAATCATTATTAAGTTATAACTTGCGTGATTACTTTGAGTATGGAAATTcgtgttattgaaaaaaaattcattccaGTAAGGGCAACTTCGTCACTCATTAATTGACACTGCAGACGATAAGTctgtggaaaaaaatttaatataaattattataaaagcattataatgaaatttaattttaacaaaaaccTCGTTGGTATATTTTGAGAGAGGACACTGATAAATAATCGGTAGAATAATTTTACTGTTATCGTTGATTCTtgcaattgaatataaaactCCAAATGTTCTCATCACGATAAATACAAAGGCAAAAATAGTGTAGTCttttgaaatatcaagaaTATTCAA is part of the Aphidius gifuensis isolate YNYX2018 linkage group LG1, ASM1490517v1, whole genome shotgun sequence genome and harbors:
- the LOC122847854 gene encoding gustatory receptor 5a for trehalose-like, producing the protein MAILEVAPSNLNTQLSNTLFLTENKSAGQSIMLFQNQKTINPECFYKAIMPIIMISQLFGIFPITRGSISIGLEEYFLLISGIYPAYIWNFTDIFIILVSLGLAERYKHLNKFAIASSTFNNHENYWNQLRINYSILSNLVKETDNVLSPLIFLSIGHNFFFICLQLFIGVSDSNESDIVKIYRPFSFVFIVMRTIGVLFSAAKINDHSKNILPIIYQCPRSKYNNETYRLQCQLTSDEIALTGMSFFSITKGFILTVAGAIFTYEIILLQFSKAKKI